From Vanrija pseudolonga chromosome 1, complete sequence, a single genomic window includes:
- the nfo gene encoding putative endonuclease 4, whose product MPPRRAAATKASATLKRERSSSLSDAESASPPPKAAAKRSTTKAATKATPKSKATKSKDEDEDDAPAKKKRAPAKAKWPPPGLELESHPPRAGYPVYQFPTRPSVPNGGLRPETAYELPLMVGAHTSIAGGVAGALLRANKAGANGVALFMKGARQWKAKDFEPEIVERFLENVKPKDEGGMGYGPETILVHGNYLINLGNPDKAKWENAYECFRDDIARCHQLGIKLYNWHPGSTVGQCTKEESYALVAKAINRVHKDVPEVITVIENMANAGSNILGTTFHDLASMIALVDDKSRVRVCLDTCHLFAAGYDLRTPEAYAETMQKFADEVGNHYLGGVHLNDSKEVLGGNRDLHENIGLGEIGLGGFRALMRDPLMAGIPLILETPSGPGGGGETGDLSVWTKEIALLYEIQGVPDDEWAKKSVEIAKRWRKERDTLNPPKDKKGPKKGKKKADSDEDDD is encoded by the exons AtgccaccccgccgcgcagcagccacaaaggcgagcgcgacgctcaagcgcgagcggtcgtcgagcctgtctgacgccgagtcggcctcgcctCCACCCAAGGCGGCCGCGAAGCGGTCCACGACCAAGGCGGCCACCAAGGCCACTCCCAAGTCCAAGGCCACCAAGTCCaaggacgaagacgaggacgacgccccggccaagaagaagcgcgcgccagccaaggccaagtggccgccgcccggcctcgagctcgagtcgcaCCCCCCGCGCGCAGGATACCCCGTCTACCAGTTCCCCACGCGCCCATCGGTCCCGAACGGCGGACTGCGCCCCGAGACGGCATACGAGCTGCCTCTCATGGTCGGCGCACACACTTCcattgccggcggcgtcgctggcgcctTGCTGCGCGCGAACAAGGCCGGCGCGAACGGTGTCGCGCTGTTTATGAAGGGCGCGCGGCAGTGGAAGGCGAAGGACTTTGAGCCCGAGATTGTGGAGCGGTTCTTGGAGAATGTCAAGCCGAAGGACGAGGGAG GCATGGGATACGGCCCCGAGACCATCCTCGTGCACGGCAACTATCTCATCAACCTGGGGAACCccgacaaggccaagtgGGAGAACGCGTACGAGTGCTTCCGTGACGACATTGCGCGCTGCCACCAACTCGGCATCAAGCTGTACAACTGGCA CCCTGGGAGCACCGTTGGCCAGTGCACAAAGGAGGAGAGCtacgcgctcgtcgcgaaGGCTATCAACCGCGTGCACAAGGACGTGCCCGAGGTCATCACCGTCATCGAGAACATG GCTAACGCCGGCTCCAACATCCTCGGCACGACATTCCACGACCTCGCGTCAATGATTGCCCTCGTGGACGACAAGTCGCGCGTCCGCGTGTGTCTCGACACGTGCCACCTCTTCGCGGCGGGCTACGACCTGCGCACGCCCGAAGCGTATGCCGAGACGATGCAAAAgttcgccgacgaggtgggtaACCActacctcggcggcgtgcaccTCAACGACTCGAAagaggtgctcggcggcaaccGCGACCTGCACGAGAACATTGGTCTCGGCGAgatcgggctcggcggcttCCGCGCGCTCATGCGCGACCCCCTCATGGCGGGCATCCCGCTCATCCTTGAGACGCCTAGCGgacccggcggcggcggcgagacgggTGACCTGAGCGTGTGGACCAAGGAGATTGCGCTCCTGTATGAGATTCAGGGCGTGCCGGATGATGAGTGGGCTAAGAAGAGCGTCGAGATTGCGAAGCGCTGGAGAAAGGAGAGAGATACGTTGAACCCACCCAAGGATAAGAAGGGTcccaagaagggcaagaaaAAGGCGGAtagcgacgaggatgacgactAG
- the rna1 gene encoding Ran GTPase-activating protein 1, whose translation MSSPNGKVFSILGKNIKANSKADLEPFLTELAELADVEEVHFGGNSLGVEACEAIAEVLKDKKGLKIVDLADIFTGRLISEIPQALSALCNALIDHKDLVVLDLSDNAFGGRCADAMVPFLSQNHYFNGIKLNNTGLGVWGGTVVADALLKNAKDGEAKGLKSALRVVVCGRSRLENGSAPHWAAAFAAHGGLVEVRMPQNGIRMEGIEQIAQGLSKNPNLEILDLQDNTATRSGTRAIVKVLPQWPGLRSLNLSDCLLGKAGGIALATALQNGSNPKLESLKLQYGEFDKRTFEILAVAISQHLKDLKELELNGNQADPDDECIEEVRKALALHGNEDALDDLDDMEEPESGDEDESEEEEEEAEAEDTPEAQAGEDDGVAAGVSDGGALKADTDADDLADVLAGVKITNK comes from the exons ATGTCCTCGCCCAACGGCAAGGTCTTCTCCATCCTCGGAAAGAACATCAAGGCAAACtccaaggccgacctcgagcccttcctcaccgagctcgcAGAACTCGccgatgtcgaggaggtccaCTTTGGTGGCAACTCGCTGGGTGTTGAGGCCTGTGAGGCCATTGCCGAGGTcctcaaggacaagaagggTCTGAAG atcgtcgacctcgccgacatcTTCACTGGCCGCCTCATCTCCGAGATCCCCCAGGCACTCTCGGCGCTCTGCAACGCCCTCATCGACCACAAGgaccttgtcgtcctcgacctctcgGACAATGCGTtcggcggccgctgcgccgacgccatggtTCCCTTCCTCTCGCAGAACCACTACTTCAACGGCATCAAGCTCAACAACACTGGTCTCGGCGTGTGGGGCGGCACTGTTGTCGCCGATGCCCTCCTCAAGaacgccaaggacggcgaggccaagggccTGAAGAGCGCTCTCCGTGTCGTTGTCTGTGGCCGCTCGCGTCTCGAGAACGGTTCGGCCCCTCACTGGGCCGCTGCGTTCGCCGCccacggcggcctcgtcgaggtccgcATGCCCCAGAACGGTATCCGCATGGAGGGCATCGAGCAGATCGCCCAGGGACTGTCCAAGAACCCCAACCTTGAGATCCTCGACCTCCAGGACAACACTGCCACGCGCTCGGGAACCCGCGCGATCGTCAAGGTCCTCCCTCAGTGGCCCGGCCTCCGCTCCCTCAACCTCTCCGACTGCCTGCTCGGCAAGGCCGGAGGTATCGCGCTCGCTACTGCGCTCCAGAACGGCTCCAACCCCAAGCTTGAGAGCCTCAAGCTCCAGTACGGCGAGTTCGACAAGCGCACGTTTGagatcctcgccgtcgccatctcgcagcacctcaaggacctcaaggagctcgagctgaaCGGCAACCAGGCCGACCCTGATGACGAGTGCATCGAGGAGGTGCGCAAGGCCCTCGCTCTCCACGGCAACGAGGATGCCCTTGACGACT TGGACGACATGGAGGAGCCcgagtcgggcgacgaggacgagtcggaggaggaggaagaggaggccgaggccgaggacacgcCCGAGGCCCAGGCCGGGGAGGACGACGGTGTCGCCGCTGGCGTTTCGGACGGCGGTGCGCTCAAGGCGGACACTGACGCGGATGA cctcgccgacgtccttGCTGGCGTCAAAATCACCAACAAGTAA
- the SmF gene encoding Small nuclear ribonucleoprotein F has product MSAVTPVNPRPFLQDLTGKTVTVRLKWGLEYRGFLVSTDGYFNLQLTGTEEIENGKSNGQLGEVFIRCNNVLYIREAKD; this is encoded by the exons ATGTCGGCCGTCACA CCAGTCAACCCCCGCCCGTTCCTCCAGGACCTGACCGGCAAGACGGTCACGGTGCGGCTCAAGTGGGGTCTCGAGTACCGCGGCTTCCTCGTCTCGACCGACGGGTACTTCAACCTGCAG TTGACAGGTACCGAGGAGATTGAGAACGGCAAGTCGaacggccagctcggcgaggtctTCATCCG gTGCAACAATGTGCTGTATATTCG CGAAGCGAAGGATTAA